One genomic segment of Hordeum vulgare subsp. vulgare chromosome 2H, MorexV3_pseudomolecules_assembly, whole genome shotgun sequence includes these proteins:
- the LOC123427293 gene encoding probable sphingolipid transporter spinster homolog 2 — protein MGGSDAAPAARDDAQVVVVVGSPVDGSPLPSAPPLVASAPASTPTEEAEAEAKRELSAPAPPGALAVEGKQVEAAAAAQAMAVTVVRDIEAGPEASTSGFADDKPSWFTPKRLLVMFCIINMLNYVDRGVIASNGVNGSRGSCSGGTCSSGSGIQGDFSLTNFQDGVLSSAFMVGLLVASPIFASLAKIHNPFRLIGVGLLVWTIATAGCGCSFDFWSITICRMLVGVGEASFISLAAPFIDDNAPAAQKTAWLAMFYMCIPTGIALGYVYGGLVGGHLHWRAAFWGESILMLPFVILGFVIKPLELKGFTHNNKTKEYGPMLSPELQDETSNNGIKQGMPAVVEGLAKKLPEKSSLSSFGTKVMIEIHHFGKDMKELLQERVYVVNVAGYIFYNFVIGAYSYWGPKAGQDIYHMASADLMFGGITIVCGIFGTLAGGFILDKINSTISNAFKLLSGATFLGAIFCFGAFCFKSLYGFIPFFSVGELLVFATQAPVNYICLHSVKPSLRPLSMAMSTVSIHILGDVPSSPLVGLIQDKLHNWRITALLLTSVFIGAFGFWFWGIFLNSVDRFNEQSEHGVPATERSNLRPLLDDGNDEARTSE, from the exons ATGGGCGGATCCGACGCAGCCCCAGCCGCAAGGGACGACGCCCAGGTCGTGGTGGTTGTGGGATCCCCCGTCGACGGCTCCCCCTTACCCTCCGCTCCCCCCCTCGTTGCCTCCGCGCCGGCCTCCACGCcaacggaggaggcggaggcggaagctAAGCGGGAGCTCTCGGCGCCTGCTCCGCCCGGGGCTCTAGCGGTGGAAGGTAAGCAGGTGGAAGCGGCGGCCGCGGCGCAGGCCATGGCGGTCACCGTGGTGCGGGACATCGAGGCGGGCCCCGAAGCCAGCACCAGCGGCTTCGCCGACGACAAGCCCTCCTGGTTCACCCCAAAgag ATTACTTGTGATGTTCTGCATAATCAACATGCTAAATTATGTTGACCGGGGGGTAATAGCAAGTAATGGTGTCAATGGCAGCCGTGGCAGTTGTTCTGGTGGCACATGCTCATCAGGTTCTGGAATTCA GGGTGATTTCAGTCTAACCAACTTTCAAGATGGCGTGTTGTCCTCGGCATTTATGGTAGGGTTGTTGGTGGCTTCCCCGATATTTGCGTCATTGGCAAAAAT ACACAATCCTTTCAGGCTTATTGGCGTCGGATTGTTAGTATGGACTATTGCAACAGCTGGCTGTGGGTGCTCGTTTGATTTCTGGTCAATTACTATATGTCGCAT gttagttggtgTTGGTGAAGCTTCGTTTATAAGTCTCGCAGCTCCTTTCATTGATGACAATGCACCAGCAGCACAG AAAACTGCATGGCTTGCTATGTTCTACATGTGTATACCCACTGGGATAGCACTGGGTTATGTTTATGGTGGGTTG GTTGGAGGTCATCTGCACTGGCGTGCTGCTTTCTGGGGAGAGTCAATTTTGATGCTTCCTTTTGTCATTCTGGGCTTTGTGATAAAGCCACTAGAGCTCAAAG GATTTACTCACAACAACAAGACAAAAGAGTATGGTCCAATGCTCAGTCCGGAGCTTCAAGATGAGACAA GTAATAACGGAATAAAGCAGGGTATGCCTGCTGTAGTTGAGGGCCTTGCAAAAAAGCTTCCAGAAAAGTCTTCCCT CTCCAGTTTCGGGACGAAAGTTATGATTGAAATCCATCATTTTGGGAAAGATATGAAAGAATTGCTACAAGAGCGAGTCTATGTTGTCAATGTTGCAG GTTACATCTTCTACAACTTTGTGATTGGTGCCTATTCCTACTGGGGTCCCAAGGCTGGTCAGGATATCTACCACATG GCCAGTGCAGATCTAATGTTTGGCGGAATAACAATAGTGTGTGGAATATTTGGAACCCTTGCAGGGGGTTTCATCCTTGACAAGATAAACTCTACAATTTCTAATGCTTTCAAG CTTCTTTCTGGCGCAACTTTCCTAGGGGCGATATTTTGTTTCGGTGCCTTTTGTTTCAAGAGCCTTTATGGGTTCATACCCTTTTTTTCAGTGGGGGAGCTCTTGGTTTTTGCAACTCAG GCTCCAGTAAACTACATATGCCTTCATTCTGTGAAACCAAGTTTGCGGCCATTATCAATGGCTATGTCTACTGTTTCAATCCATATATTGGGTGATGTGCCTTCCTCACCCCTTGTTGGGTTAATTCAG GACAAACTCCATAACTGGAGAATAACGGCGCTTTTGTTGACATCCGTCTTCATTGGTGCATTTGGATTTTGGTTTTGGG GCATATTTTTGAATAGTGTTGATCGTTTCAATGAGCAGAGCGAGCATGGTGTTCCTGCCACTGAGAGATCAAACCTCAGGCCATtgcttgatgatggaaacgatgaAGCGCGCACTTCTGAATGA